The sequence gcccaggagtggcactgatcacacggagagctgacactacaagaagatgcaacaaaaaggagacacagtttcccagtgccgctgacaagaatagaagcagatacagaagaacacacagcgaatagacacatggcagacaactggcggagggtgggggtaggggagagaaataaataaaataaatcttaaaaaaaaaaaaggcttgtgGGGGGAGTGGATTAGGAGGTCACTGAGGCACTATGAGACTTAGTGCAAGAAGCAAAGAAGGGTGGGGGAGCCTGGAGGGGCCTCAGCGTTTCTCAAGGGCCTAGAGGCTTCTGGGGCAAAGATCCTCAGTCGGGGTGGGGGAACGGAGCTTACCGTCCATCAACACCATCACCGTATCGTCCTCCACCTGGGTCACCTGCACTGGCCCCTTGTGCTCTGTTTAAGAGAGGATTTCAAGGACCAATTCCGCCTAGTTCCCCAGGCCCCATACCAGGCCCCCATCAAAAAGCCCAAGTCTTGTCAGCTAGGCGCGCCTTGCATTTCCGAGACAGCAGGCTAAACCCCGCCCCCTTACGCCCCGCCCCACCACCAAACTCACCAATAAAATAAGACCCGCccgtcttccccctccccttcggAGTCCACCAGGTTCCTCAAACGCGCTGGGCTAAAAGCCGACCAGCCCCGTCCCCGgcagccccgcccctcccgcggccccgcccccggcagccccgTCCCTCGGCAGCCACGCCCctcccgcggccccgcccccggcagccccgCCCCGGCAGCCACGCCCctcccgcggccccgcccccggcagccccgcccctcccgcggccccgccccccgcgaGGCCCGGGCCCACGCACCGGTGCTCATCTCGCCCAGCCAGCAGGAGAGCGCGCTGAAGCGCACCGTGTGGAAGAGCACCGACCTCGCCGACCGCCCCGCGCTCACGCCGATGCACACGGCGGGCAGCTCGGAGCCCGGCGCCGTCAGCAGCGCGAACACGGGCAGCGGCGTCGGCAGCGGGAACAGCACCTGCTGCGGGCCGCACAGGGAGGGGCGCGCTCAGAGGAGGcccggggcggggcccgggggcggggcctcggagGGCAGCGACTTCCGAAGTATTTCTGGGCCCTCGGTCTTAGGAGGTGCCACTTGGAAATATCAGGGAGCGAGACAGGCCAGGGGTTTAAGTGGGTGCTGCCTTAGAAAGCGAGGGGTGGAGCCTGGGGTGGGCGTGGCTTCCTGTGGGGGGTGCCACCTTGGCCGCTGAAGGGTGGGGCCccgagggggcggggcctcgaAGGCAGCAAAGCTACCCTAGAGACTCCCAGCGGGCGCCTTAGAGACCCCGGGGGTGGGGCATAAGGCCTAAGGATCAACTAAACCCAGGTGTgaggggccgggggggggggggcctgcaCCCGCCGCAGGTGAGCgggtcctggggcagggctgaggtgaGGCTTCGTGGGGCTCTGAAGGGAAGCGCCAAGAGAGGTTCCCACCGCGACGGGGCCCCCACCCCCGACGGCCCCCTACCCGGACGAGCAGAAACTTGTTCATGGGCTGGTACCACTGGAGCAAGACCACGGATGTCTCCAGCGCCCCGCATAGGAAAGGGCCCCCGGAGTTTGCACCCTccgctgtggggggagggggagggatagGTCAGGGTCAATCTCCACatctcccacccccaacccctcccGTCCCCAAGGTCAGACTACGAGACCACCACGCCTGGCTCCCGGGCCCTGGACATCCTGCCTTAACTCGGCAACCCTCTAGGGGAGGATGAGGGCCCCAAACCCCGCCCGCGGCCCGGTCCCACCTCCCCTCCCGCACTCCCGCGGGCGTCTCTCACCCACACAGCACGCCCGGCAGCCTTTGGTGTCCTGGATCTTGGTGGAGACCATGTTCTTCCTGCAGAAGGCGGAAGGCGTGGATGGGAGGAGGGTCAGCAGTAGGGCCGGGATGGGAacggctgggggctgcaggggactGGTACCTGGCCAGGAGCCGGTGGGGGCTGATGTGTGCGATTGGGCTCCCTGCTctggtctctttcctttccagcaGGCCCAGGATGCTATGAGAATACAGGTGGGGGGTCTTTCCTGCAGGGTGCGTGTATTGGGGGGGGAAGCAGGCAGTTAAAGGACCCTGGattctccctcctttcccccacccccacacttgGTCCCATTCCTTTGTTTTAAAGGCTGAGGCAGCAAGTCTCAAgcccttttcattcatttctttctcacTCAATGCATTTGCAGCGCCTGCTGGAGGTCGGGCACTGGGCTTGGCCCTAGTCAACAGTGAGGAAATAAAAGATGCTCCCAACCCTCAAGGGGCTTGTAGCTGCCTAAGAAGTTACTGACAATCAGTCAGATGCAGCTATACATATTGCAAAGTTTAAGAGGAAACATGTCTAGGAATTCTTCTAAAGTTTTCCCATCACAGTCATGACATTAACCATGACATTAACTTAGCTCATGAATGCTATATGGCTTGGCAACTGCCCCCAAATTAGAACTTGATTTACACAAAATATCTATAAAACAATCTCACACAATGTTTTAATCTTGCTCACTCTGTCTTAGTAAAATGTGGAATAAGTTCTCATGATCATCTGAACTTCAAAGGCAATTTAAAGACAAACCTATTGTAGAAATTACCTATTACAGAGATAACTTGAGAAGTAGagtgtaatggttaggctaatgtgtcagctcagccaggtaattgtgcccagttgtttggttaagcgagcactggactaattataaaatgaggacattaatggactttaatcattagggagttgattgcatagatggctgattacatctataatcaaccaaggagactgccgtcagcaatgagggatgtttaatccaatcagttgaatgccttaaaaagggaagtgatttcagcattcagagagaattttccagcttgacttctGACAACCAAAGTCTCCTGAGAAGTCAATAAGGACCTTCATTGAactcctggcttgcagcctgcctgcagattttgaacttgtgcatccccacggtcacatgagagaattttataaaatctcatactatttacagatatctcccattgattctatttccctagataaggaaactgaggctctgggcGCAGAAGTCCCTTGCCCTAAGTCCCACGGTAAAAAAGTGGCTGAGATTTTAACTGAGGGCTCTGTGAAGGGGGAGATTAAGTTTTTTCCACTGTGCCCAACTAACTCCCAGGCCCCTGACCCTCGGCTCCTCGACTGCTGACCCTGCCCTCTCCCACCCAAATCACAGCCAGACCTGAGAGAGACATGAGGACGTTGTTGATGGAGTACACCCAGGTGGTCCGGCCAGGGAAGAGCTATAGAGAACAGGAGGGAATGGTTCCTGTAACACCCCTGGAACTCCCAACTCCAAGCCTTGCCCTTGCCCCACCCTAGGTACTGCGCCTCACCATCTCCAGCGTGGCCTCCCGGTCACTCCGGTTCAAGATGAAGATGCCTTCCTCTGCCCCCAAGAGCAGGTGCTGATCTGTGGGGACAGATATAAGGAAGCTAGGACCTGCCTTATCCTCAGGGGTCCCCCAGATTCCCCCATGCTGACCCCAATCACTAGCACTCTGCCCCAGCTTTGTCCCTCTGATCTCCAACTCTCTCCCCCAAATTGACACTGGCAGCCTTGGTTTTCCCAATCTTAACCCGGTCCTTTAGTCCAGTCCCCGATTCTTCCACCTCTGACCTGCCAATACCAACCATCTGTCTCCTCAGATCTGACCCTTAACTTAGACTCTGCCTCCCTCTATACTCTGCCCCCTTCCCTCTCCAATTCTGACCCCCAAATTCTAACCTGGTCTCAAACTGATCCTCAACCTCTGACTTCCATGTGAGGTTTTCTATCCAGCATGACCCCCAAACCCTGACCCTATTTCCTTAACACTTACCCCCAACTCACCTTGTCTCACACCTTTGACTTTTTCTGCTGCATTCTGACCTGTAAAACTCCTGACCCCCAAATACCGACCCCTGTCTCCCTAATATTACCCTTCAACTGAACTTCCATCCTCCCATCTGAACTTTCTGCTATATTCCGGCTCTCCTGGTCCCCAAACTCTCATTTTCCTAGTTTTCCCTCTCAAATTCATCTTCCCTCTACCCACTTTTAATCCCCAAAGTCCAAATATAACCCCAGGCTCTGCCTCAGCTTCAGCTTTACCTCACCCACCCAGGAAGGCCGTATCCCTGCCCCTGCCtttgctcccctccccacccctccctgtactcccccacccctgccaggctCTCCTCTGCCCTCCTGAATGCCCACCCTTGGAGGAGGGGTGTGTCCAGGCGGCTGTGCTGTGGATCCGGAGTGGGCAGCCATTGAACAGCTTCACGAGGTGGGCACATCCCTGGGCAGGCCATGGGCAGGCGAGCAGCAGATCAGTCACCAGGAGGCAGCAAAGGGGAGCAGGGACAGGAAGGTGCAGTGGTGAAGACTACAGACACTGGAGCAAGaatgcagggttcaaaccctgccTCTGTCTCCTCAAAGGCctttgaccttgggcaagctccttcccctctctgtgcctcagttttcccatctttaaaatgggggttAAACTCTAGCTCTGTGATATCTACCCCTATCTGTGAAGGGCCAGACGTGTTACACCACGCAAAGACATGAGATGAGTGTATGGCAGAGAAGACGGGCTCAAAAAATGTCAACTGATATCATTAGTCCTCCTGACACCCCACTCCTGCCAGGCACCCCCAGGCCCATCCCCAGGTGTGAGTACTCAGCATGGCTGCCTCacctttctcttcatcttttccTTCTTGGGGGGCAGCAGTGGGGGCTGGTTGGGTTCCTGGGAGTCTGGGCTCCAGAGTGAGGGTTCTGGGAAGGATTGGGGGGGCAATCAGGCCCCAGTGCCACTCCTGCCTACCCCCCTCCCTGGCCTGCCCCGTTACCTGAATGGGCAGTGAGGTGGGGGCTGAGGGTGGCTGGGGGAGGCCCCAGACGAGGGGTGCGTGGGGGAGGCCCACTGGCACACCGGACGAGCACCCCGGGGTTCAGCTCTCCCtcgcccccagcccccccaggaCCCTCATCCGATGGAGAACGGAACTTGGGCtttggggacagggaaggggtgTGGGGAAATAACATCAGATGAGCTCagagagggagcagcctgcaacCCCAGTCCCCACCTCCCCCTGGAATGTCATCCAGGCTGGCTCTGGCCCTTCCCCAACATCCCTTCCACTCCAATCCTCCCATGACCGCTGGGCTTCCACGCACTCCAGCAACTAAAGGGTTAGTGCTGGATATGGCAGAGGGTCCCCAGAACCAGCTACTGGCCAGTGCATTGACTCCTACCTATAGGTTCAGGGATGCCACTTCCAgatcccaatgtccccatcatcCCAGATCCCAGCCCTGGAGAGCCCAGTGCCCAGCATCTGGTAACCCTggcctccaggtcccccagcggccccaggccccagcctccCAGCTCCTGCCCAGGGCCTTACCTTGGGGGGCAGTGGAGGAGGGATGTCCTCTGCAGGGGTGGGGCTGAAACATAGAGATGGGGTATATGGGTGGGGTCTGGGGACAAAGACTGGGGGACAGTATCCCCTGGATTATTCAGGGCTGGTGGTTGGAGATCGGGGTCTGAGGTCAGGAAGGTAAGGGGGTCACTCAGTCTGAACTGCAGCCGGAGTAAAGACTAATATCAGTGATGATAATTATATCAGCAACTCTTGGATGTCAGGCGCTGAAACCCGTCAGGTCTTGTGCTAGCACCTGGAACTTCACAGCCACCGAGTACCACAGTGAATGTCAGCTCCTGTGGGTCAGGTTCCTACCGGATGCCCATTACATACAAGCCGTGTGGCTGACACTGGCCCGGGGCTTGGGGGAAGGTGGGGGCCTGGACTGACCATTGGGGTTGAGGTTTGGATCTGGGGCTAAGGGTCTGGCACTGGGGAAATTTCAAGGGGTCAAGGTTCAGCGTGAGATTGGGTGAGAAGATGAAGAAAGATGAGGACTTGGGGTTGGGGGTTGGGGCTATAGCTGAGGTCTGGGGTGGGCCCGGGGGGTGAAGCAAAATCAGGGAAGGGCTAGGGACTAGGCTGCAGCTGCAGGATCATGGCTGAGTTGGATGGGTGGGAAAGATCTTGGCTGGGGCAGAAGGACAATCTGGAAGGAACCAGGATTGGGTCTGGGATTGAGAGCAGGTGGGACTGAATATGGGGGTCAGGTCAAAGGTCCTATAAGAAGGTGGAAGAACGATGAGGGCTGAGGCTGGGACCAGGTCCAGAGGTGAAGGAGGTAAGGGTTGAGGTTGGGAAAGAGATAGGTGTCAGGGGTTAGGGATGAAGGAAGGTGGGGGACGGGGTGGATGTTGTCTTGGGGGTCAGGGACTGGGGacgaaggaaggtgcagcctgggcTGGGGGTCCAGCCAGGGGTTGGgttgagggaaggaggaaggtggGGGCTGCCCTGCACTCAGTCCGGGGTCAGGGGTGGAAGGCGGGTAGAGACTGAGACTGGGGTCAGGTGGCCTatggccttctctctctctctgaatttcattctgcttgtaaaggactccagtagtaggattaagatccatcctgattgaggtgggccacattttaactgaagtaaccttatcagaGTCCCACttaaaatgagttcacacccactggaatagattaagattaagagcctgttctttaggaggtatatacagctccaaactaccacaaTTTTGTATGGCCTTAGCACTTTattatgtttatgtatattctaTCCATTTAAACTGTAGCCAACTTTAGTTGAGGACTATGCTACATTTATAGTAGATTGGTCCAAGGAGCATTTTTAAGAGTAACTTACAGATAgcaatttcacaaatatatgctGAATCTGTTAGAGAAAACTTAAGTGCGGGTCAACtcgggggtttgtgggaaggtgGGGACTGAGCTGAGGACCTGTGGCACTCAGGGCCGGGCCCCGTCTTACATGTCCACGTCGTCATAGTCGTCATCAGACTCCGACAGGTGCATCCTGCAGAGTGACAGGCCTGAGCCCTGGGTGCCTCCTCCAGACAtcccgcccctcccctcctcccgggGGGCTCTGACCTGGGGCTGCCGCTCCTCACGTCTCCAGGGCGCTGGGAGGGAGCCTGCCGGACAGAGGAAGGGTCAGCAGCGGTCTAGGGAGGTGGGGGTGTCTGGGGAGAGCAGGGGAGGTGGCTCACGGTGTTGGTTGTTGGGGGTCTGGACTCCAGGCCTCTGAGTTTCCTGAACTCCATGTGCCgccctgaggggtggggggagacataACACACAGTTGGGGAGGGTCTACAAAGACAGCTTTGGGAACAGAACAGTTTGTTTGGGGGATTTGGAGTCAGGGTCTTAGGGACTGGGACTGTCTCTTGGAGGGGTCTTGGCGAACAAGGGTCTCATTTGGAGGTTAGGATTTGGGATCAGGGAATTGGGGGCTCACAGCAGTTATAGGAGGTTTTCAGAATTTGGGCATCGGGGGTTGTGAGAGAGACTTCTGAGGTCTCTTTTGGGCTCAGGGTGGTGATGGGGGATCTCACAGGGCCGTGGCGGGGTCTCTGATCTTTTGTGGGTCTCTGGGGTCTCTAACGGGGTCAGGTGGTACTGGGGTCTGTTGGGGATGACGGAGGCTCTGGGGCTCTCTTTAGGAGTCAGGTGGTACCGGAAGTCTCCCAGGGTCTGTCTGGGAGTGCTGAGGGCCGCCAGGGTCTGCTATAAGGTCAGGTAGTCATGGGGGTCCCTGGCAGCTGATGAGGGCGATTGAGGTCTCTTAGGTCTGTTAGAGGTTCTCAGGTCCCCAAACTTATGAATTCTCTACTCACGACTGCAGTCTGCATCTGGGACGCCCAGAGAGCTGAACCGATGGGTGGACCTGATCCGCCGAGGGATGGCAGGAGGGACCTGGGCAGAGGGGCAGTCACATCAGGGGTCCCAGCCCCCAAGTGGCCCCCCGCGACCCTGTGTCCCCAGCCCTGGGCCAGGCGCCCCgtcctcctcctttctcccctttagagaggcagcaggaaggctggaGGCACCCCAGGCAGAGGGGGCAGCCCAAGCAACAGACCCCGATGCTGCGACCAGCCGGCGCCCTCACCTCGGGCTCCTCGTCCTCAATCTCGCCAACCTGGGATCCCTTCGCTGGATTCCTCAGTTTATCGAGAAGATCTAGGATCAGGCCCCTACTGAGCCCAGGCTGGGACACCAGTtggtgctgggggaggggaggagagtgtCAGAAGAGAGAGGACTGGGCAGgggggagaggctgggagagggTGCTGAGGCCTCGTCTGCTGGGATCTGGTTGGGGAAAGGGTCAAATGAAAGGGAGGGCAAGGAAGGCTAGGGCGTTTCACCCTGAAGGGATCTGGAATCGTTTCAGGGGCCCAGAAGAATTTGGCGTTCCTGGACGGGGTGCTTGGAGAATTCCAGAGCCGTCTTAGAGGGGATGGAGTTCCCCTGGAATTCAAGAGGACACTCAGGAATGGATCTTGAGGCCCTTGGAAATTTGTGCCTTCTAGCAATTCAGGGGCTCTTGCAAAAGTCTGAGGAACAATATGAGGGTTTGGGGGAGATCCCGGAAAATTCTGGGGGGTTAGGGACTTTGAAAGGGCCACATGGTTTCTGTGGAATTAAATTATCGAAGTTCTATGGAGTCACGGAAGGCCCTGGGGAGTTCTGGGGTGATAAGAGTTTGGGGGGGAATTTCTCAGGGCGGGGAGGTTTACACTGAGCATCTTGGTGGCGCCGGGTCGTTTCTTGGGGCTCTTAGTGAGGGCAACTTTGACAAAGTTCTGGAAGGCAGCTGACCTGGGGAGGAAGAAGCCAGGTTCTGGGGCTGGGGACAGAGGCCTCCCATCAGCCCTCCAACCTTGGCtctgcccactc is a genomic window of Dasypus novemcinctus isolate mDasNov1 chromosome 18, mDasNov1.1.hap2, whole genome shotgun sequence containing:
- the MAP4K1 gene encoding mitogen-activated protein kinase kinase kinase kinase 1 isoform X3, which encodes MDLVDPDIFNRDPRDHYDLLQRLGGGTYGEVFKARDKVTRDLVALKMVKMEPDDDVSTLQKEILILKTCRHANIVAYHGSYLWLQKLWICMEFCGAGSLQDIYQVTGPLSELQISYVCREVLQGLAYLHSQKKIHRDIKGANILINDAGEVRLADFGISAQIGATLARRLSFIGTPYWMAPEVAAVALKGGYNELCDIWSLGITAIELAELQPPLFDVHPLRVLFLMTKSGYQPPRLKEKGKWSAAFQNFVKVALTKSPKKRPGATKMLSHQLVSQPGLSRGLILDLLDKLRNPAKGSQVGEIEDEEPEVPPAIPRRIRSTHRFSSLGVPDADCSRRHMEFRKLRGLESRPPTTNTAPSQRPGDVRSGSPRMHLSESDDDYDDVDIPTPAEDIPPPLPPKPKFRSPSDEGPGGAGGEGELNPGVLVRCASGPPPRTPRLGPPPATLSPHLTAHSEPSLWSPDSQEPNQPPLLPPKKEKMKRKGCAHLVKLFNGCPLRIHSTAAWTHPSSKDQHLLLGAEEGIFILNRSDREATLEMLFPGRTTWVYSINNVLMSLSGKTPHLYSHSILGLLERKETRAGSPIAHISPHRLLARKNMVSTKIQDTKGCRACCVAEGANSGGPFLCGALETSVVLLQWYQPMNKFLLVRQVLFPLPTPLPVFALLTAPGSELPAVCIGVSAGRSARSVLFHTVRFSALSCWLGEMSTEHKGPVQVTQVEDDTVMVLMDGLWWWRHAQQTIPPPPATSTSRNKSLGEGGA
- the MAP4K1 gene encoding mitogen-activated protein kinase kinase kinase kinase 1 isoform X2 — its product is MDLVDPDIFNRDPRDHYDLLQRLGGGTYGEVFKARDKVTRDLVALKMVKMEPDDDVSTLQKEILILKTCRHANIVAYHGSYLWLQKLWICMEFCGAGSLQDIYQVTGPLSELQISYVCREVLQGLAYLHSQKKIHRDIKGANILINDAGEVRLADFGISAQIGATLARRLSFIGTPYWMAPEVAAVALKGGYNELCDIWSLGITAIELAELQPPLFDVHPLRVLFLMTKSGYQPPRLKEKGKWSAAFQNFVKVALTKSPKKRPGATKMLSHQLVSQPGLSRGLILDLLDKLRNPAKGSQVGEIEDEEPEVPPAIPRRIRSTHRFSSLGVPDADCSRRHMEFRKLRGLESRPPTTNTAPSQRPGDVRSGSPRMHLSESDDDYDDVDIPTPAEDIPPPLPPKPKFRSPSDEGPGGAGGEGELNPGVLVRCASGPPPRTPRLGPPPATLSPHLTAHSEPSLWSPDSQEPNQPPLLPPKKEKMKRKGCAHLVKLFNGCPLRIHSTAAWTHPSSKDQHLLLGAEEGIFILNRSDREATLEMLFPGRTTWVYSINNVLMSLSGKTPHLYSHSILGLLERKETRAGSPIAHISPHRLLARKNMVSTKIQDTKGCRACCVAEGANSGGPFLCGALETSVVLLQWYQPMNKFLLVRQVLFPLPTPLPVFALLTAPGSELPAVCIGVSAGRSARSVLFHTVRFSALSCWLGEMSTEHKGPVQVTQVEDDTVMVLMDAMVGGRLQAFWKHGVQVWALGSDQLLQELRDPTLTFRLLGSPRPVVVETRPADDPTAPSNLYIQE
- the MAP4K1 gene encoding mitogen-activated protein kinase kinase kinase kinase 1 isoform X1 gives rise to the protein MDLVDPDIFNRDPRDHYDLLQRLGGGTYGEVFKARDKVTRDLVALKMVKMEPDDDVSTLQKEILILKTCRHANIVAYHGSYLWLQKLWICMEFCGAGSLQDIYQVTGPLSELQISYVCREVLQGLAYLHSQKKIHRDIKGANILINDAGEVRLADFGISAQIGATLARRLSFIGTPYWMAPEVAAVALKGGYNELCDIWSLGITAIELAELQPPLFDVHPLRVLFLMTKSGYQPPRLKEKGKWSAAFQNFVKVALTKSPKKRPGATKMLSHQLVSQPGLSRGLILDLLDKLRNPAKGSQVGEIEDEEPEVPPAIPRRIRSTHRFSSLGVPDADCSRRHMEFRKLRGLESRPPTTNTAPSQRPGDVRSGSPRMHLSESDDDYDDVDIPTPAEDIPPPLPPKPKFRSPSDEGPGGAGGEGELNPGVLVRCASGPPPRTPRLGPPPATLSPHLTAHSEPSLWSPDSQEPNQPPLLPPKKEKMKRKGCAHLVKLFNGCPLRIHSTAAWTHPSSKDQHLLLGAEEGIFILNRSDREATLEMLFPGRTTWVYSINNVLMSLSGKTPHLYSHSILGLLERKETRAGSPIAHISPHRLLARKNMVSTKIQDTKGCRACCVAEGANSGGPFLCGALETSVVLLQWYQPMNKFLLVRQVLFPLPTPLPVFALLTAPGSELPAVCIGVSAGRSARSVLFHTVRFSALSCWLGEMSTEHKGPVQVTQVEDDTVMVLMDGSLKLVTPEGAPIRGLRTSEIPMNEAVEAVAMVGGRLQAFWKHGVQVWALGSDQLLQELRDPTLTFRLLGSPRPVVVETRPADDPTAPSNLYIQE